The following coding sequences are from one Sardina pilchardus chromosome 16, fSarPil1.1, whole genome shotgun sequence window:
- the LOC134060085 gene encoding urokinase plasminogen activator surface receptor-like: MKGSIVVGLLCTLVCEVATLSCYRCPLDTEFQNCNQTKDCPRSCASITEALHEGGTEIVRYQKCCYEPDHCIAGSLNLGVSKRRISIECCDKDLCNTKKTPEFNTDNTPNGKTCFTCEDNDCTKSMSCVGNEDYCIKTTTESDGQITIMKGCASGTICKGDVSGLINSKVECCEGNLCNRPKGGRAQIALILVGSLLSVVIIILGGVLLGLHIRSRNKCSYCSTSSMEMPYIDK; this comes from the exons ATGAAAGGCAGCATTGTCGTTGGACTTTTGTGCACACTTGTCTGCGAAG TGGCCACACTCTCTTGCTACCGCTGCCCACTTGATACCGAGTTCCAGAACTGCAACCAAACCAAAGACTGTCCAAGATCATGTGCCAGCATAACCGAAGCATTACATGAAG GTGGTACAGAAATAGTGCGCTATCAAAAGTGCTGCTATGAGCCGGATCACTGCATCGCTGGGTCATTAAACCTTGGAGTTTCTAAGAGGAGAATCAGCATCGAATGCTGTGACAAAGACCTGTGCAATACTAAAAAAACTCCAG AGTTTAACACAGATAATACTCCTAATGGGAAGACATGTTTCACCTGTGAAGACAATGACTGTACAAAATCCATGTCTTGTGTCGGAAATGAGGACTATTGCATTAAAACAACAA CCGAGTCGGATGGGCAGATAACTATTATGAAGGGATGTGCCTCCGGGACTATCTGCAAAGGAGACGTATCTGGTCTGATAAACTCTAAGGTGGAGTGCTGTGAAGGGAACCTGTGCAACAGGCCCAAGGGTGGGAGGGCACAGATTGCCCTTATCCTGGTGgggtctcttctctctgttgtgATCATCATTCTGGGTGGTGTGCTTCTAGGACTTCATATCAGGTCACGGAACAAATGTAGCTACTGTTCCACAAGTTCCATGGAAATGCCTTACATAGATAAATGA